One segment of Pirellulales bacterium DNA contains the following:
- a CDS encoding terpene cyclase/mutase family protein encodes MFRFAQHRSWKTPLLTLLALATVLCSRPSPADESATNVDSKPYQAMVDRGIQALLKAQDADGAFSKQMGIGVTALAIEALLRNGRTPDDPAVAKALKLLENSLRDDGAIAPTKSRIPNYETCLAISTLSSANQDGRYNELLKKAEKFVKGVQFDEAEDKQTNDLSYGGSGYGRGGSGRPDLSNTAFLIDALHDLGRDGNDEAIQKALVFVSRCQNLESQYNTTKLAAEGNQDGGFFYTVAEGAGSSPAGQIDQGGLRSYGTMTYAGLKSMIYAGVTKDDIRVKAALGWLKKNYTLKENPPLGSDGLYYYYHTLAKCLSAMGEPLFEDSHGVRHDWRKEIVEELAKRQKENGTWVNTNRKWMETDPNLVTAYSLIVLSYCRPQMN; translated from the coding sequence ATGTTCCGCTTCGCGCAACATCGCAGTTGGAAAACGCCGCTTTTGACGCTTTTGGCGCTGGCCACTGTACTCTGTTCCCGACCATCGCCGGCCGACGAATCGGCGACCAACGTTGATTCCAAGCCGTATCAGGCGATGGTCGATCGCGGCATTCAAGCATTGCTTAAGGCGCAGGATGCCGACGGAGCGTTCAGCAAGCAAATGGGTATTGGCGTGACGGCACTGGCAATTGAGGCACTATTGAGGAATGGTCGCACGCCCGACGATCCGGCCGTGGCCAAAGCATTGAAGTTGCTCGAAAATAGCTTACGCGACGATGGAGCGATTGCACCGACCAAGTCGCGAATCCCCAACTATGAAACTTGCCTGGCGATTTCCACGTTGTCATCGGCCAATCAAGACGGTCGCTACAACGAACTGCTGAAAAAGGCCGAGAAATTTGTCAAAGGCGTTCAATTTGACGAAGCAGAGGACAAGCAAACAAACGACTTGAGCTACGGTGGATCGGGCTACGGTCGCGGAGGCAGCGGTCGTCCCGACCTGTCGAACACGGCTTTCTTGATCGATGCTTTGCACGACCTTGGACGCGACGGAAATGACGAGGCGATTCAAAAGGCTCTCGTTTTTGTGTCGCGCTGCCAGAATTTAGAATCGCAATACAACACCACGAAATTGGCCGCCGAAGGAAATCAAGATGGCGGATTTTTCTACACCGTCGCCGAAGGCGCCGGCAGCAGTCCCGCCGGCCAGATCGACCAAGGGGGCCTGCGCAGCTACGGCACCATGACCTACGCCGGGTTGAAAAGCATGATCTATGCCGGCGTGACAAAAGACGACATTCGCGTAAAAGCCGCGCTGGGCTGGCTCAAGAAAAACTACACGCTCAAGGAAAATCCACCGCTAGGTAGCGATGGCCTCTATTACTACTACCACACGCTGGCCAAGTGTTTGAGCGCGATGGGCGAGCCGCTGTTTGAAGACTCTCACGGCGTCCGCCACGATTGGCGGAAGGAAATTGTCGAAGAACTTGCCAAGCGGCAAAAAGAAAACGGCACCTGGGTCAATACCAATCGCAAGTGGATGGAGACCGACCCCAATCTCGTGACGGCTTATTCGTTGATCGTGCTCTCTTATTGCCGTCCACAAATGAACTAA
- a CDS encoding protein-L-isoaspartate(D-aspartate) O-methyltransferase has product MPISPNHKRDRLKMLADQLERRGIRNPRVLRAMLSVPRERFVPAGELVDAYADRALNIDCGQTISQPYMVALMTESLELAGRESVLEIGTGSGYQTAVLCELAGCVTSVERHAELSIAADRMLQSLGYKNYQLIVADGTYGWPEAAPYDRIICTAAAQRMPPLLFDQLSEGGILVIPLGASEAQSLEAVRKVNGQPRSHKLTGCRFVPLVGSEEPRW; this is encoded by the coding sequence ATGCCCATTTCTCCCAATCACAAGCGCGATCGCCTGAAAATGCTCGCCGATCAACTCGAGCGGCGCGGCATTCGCAATCCACGGGTGCTACGGGCGATGTTATCCGTCCCGCGCGAGCGGTTTGTGCCCGCCGGCGAGCTTGTCGACGCCTATGCGGATCGGGCGCTCAATATCGACTGCGGCCAGACCATTAGCCAGCCCTACATGGTGGCTCTCATGACGGAGTCTCTTGAACTCGCGGGCCGCGAATCAGTCTTGGAAATCGGCACGGGTAGCGGCTATCAAACGGCCGTGCTCTGTGAACTCGCTGGCTGCGTGACGAGCGTTGAGCGTCATGCCGAACTCTCCATCGCGGCCGATCGCATGTTGCAATCGCTGGGCTACAAGAACTACCAGTTGATCGTCGCCGATGGCACATATGGCTGGCCGGAAGCTGCCCCTTACGACCGAATCATTTGCACCGCCGCCGCACAGCGGATGCCGCCCCTCTTGTTCGATCAACTCTCCGAAGGAGGCATCTTGGTGATTCCGCTTGGCGCCAGCGAAGCCCAATCTCTCGAGGCCGTCCGAAAAGTGAACGGCCAACCACGGTCGCACAAGCTCACCGGTTGCCGATTCGTGCCGCTGGTTGGCAGTGAAGAACCGCGTTGGTGA
- the recJ gene encoding single-stranded-DNA-specific exonuclease RecJ gives MPKRWRIRPHDSGQIARLEREAGVSAVVAQLLAARGIYDAATVKSFLDPKLNCLRDPEELPGLNGAVERIHAAVSAGKPIVIYGDYDADGMTATAILTNGLRLLGAAVSYYVPNRIDEGYGLNDGALRVLAERGAQMVITVDCGICSIGEAQTAREIGIELIITDHHEMKDELPAAAALVHPRLPGYSYPFAGLSGAGVAFKLAWALCQRSCQAKRVTDAMRDFLLQAVGLAALGTVADVVPLVDENRILVYHGLFSLRQRPTLGIAALMQLTKLDQKATLECEDVGFTLAPRLNAAGRLGQALLGVELLTTQSSDRANALAEYLHELNSSRDSLERSIFLAANKQVQERFDAEGDSALVLAAQGWHPGVIGIVAGRLAEKYHRPVALIAQDEIGVKPGIGSVRSVPGFSVHEALAACTHLLISHGGHAAAGGLKIEDQHVAAFREEFCEVAAKQLRKEHRTAELWIDGETLLASLTLRAVEQIEQLAPFGQGNHRPLLCASNVRLAEPPKRIGTSGRHLSLRLEQHGAKLRGVAFGNGDWADELADVSGPLNIAFKPVINNFNGRRSVELHVCDWCLPESAEIAHVG, from the coding sequence ATGCCCAAGCGTTGGCGGATTCGGCCGCATGATTCGGGGCAAATTGCCCGTCTTGAGCGCGAAGCTGGCGTATCGGCGGTCGTTGCCCAGTTGCTCGCAGCGCGGGGAATCTACGATGCTGCGACGGTCAAATCATTTCTCGATCCCAAGCTCAACTGCCTGCGCGATCCCGAAGAGCTGCCGGGACTCAACGGCGCTGTCGAACGAATTCACGCGGCCGTTTCAGCGGGCAAACCGATTGTCATTTACGGCGATTACGACGCCGACGGCATGACGGCGACTGCGATTCTCACGAACGGTTTGCGGTTGCTCGGGGCGGCGGTCAGTTACTACGTTCCCAATCGCATCGACGAAGGCTATGGCCTGAACGACGGCGCCTTGCGGGTTTTAGCTGAACGCGGTGCCCAAATGGTGATCACCGTTGATTGTGGCATTTGCAGTATCGGCGAGGCGCAGACGGCACGCGAGATCGGCATCGAGTTGATCATCACCGATCACCATGAAATGAAGGACGAATTGCCCGCGGCTGCAGCGCTGGTGCATCCGCGATTGCCTGGATATTCCTATCCATTCGCCGGATTGAGCGGGGCAGGAGTCGCCTTCAAACTTGCCTGGGCGCTGTGCCAGCGCTCGTGCCAAGCGAAGCGAGTCACCGATGCGATGCGCGACTTTTTGCTACAAGCCGTCGGACTGGCGGCGCTGGGCACCGTGGCCGACGTCGTGCCGCTGGTCGATGAAAATCGCATCCTGGTCTATCATGGATTGTTCAGCTTGCGCCAACGGCCAACGCTGGGAATTGCCGCGCTCATGCAACTGACGAAGCTCGATCAAAAAGCGACTCTGGAATGCGAAGACGTCGGGTTCACGTTGGCTCCGCGCCTCAATGCCGCGGGACGGCTGGGGCAGGCCCTGCTGGGCGTCGAACTGCTAACGACCCAGTCGTCGGATCGCGCGAACGCACTCGCCGAATATCTTCATGAACTAAACAGCAGTCGCGATAGCTTGGAGCGCAGCATTTTTCTGGCCGCTAACAAGCAGGTGCAAGAACGATTCGACGCCGAGGGAGATTCGGCGCTGGTGTTGGCCGCGCAGGGCTGGCATCCAGGCGTGATTGGCATTGTCGCGGGAAGGCTCGCCGAGAAATATCATCGCCCCGTCGCGCTCATTGCGCAGGACGAGATCGGCGTGAAGCCCGGTATCGGCTCGGTGCGCAGCGTGCCGGGGTTCAGCGTGCACGAAGCCCTCGCCGCCTGCACGCACCTACTCATCAGCCACGGTGGCCATGCGGCGGCCGGCGGGTTGAAGATCGAAGACCAGCACGTCGCTGCCTTCCGCGAAGAATTCTGCGAGGTTGCTGCCAAGCAACTCCGCAAAGAACACCGGACCGCCGAACTTTGGATCGACGGCGAAACGTTGCTGGCCTCGCTCACTCTCCGCGCCGTCGAACAAATCGAACAACTCGCCCCATTCGGCCAGGGAAATCACCGGCCCCTTCTGTGCGCTTCCAACGTACGACTGGCCGAGCCCCCCAAGCGAATTGGCACGAGTGGCCGGCATCTCTCTCTGCGACTGGAGCAACACGGCGCAAAACTCCGCGGTGTCGCCTTCGGCAACGGCGATTGGGCCGACGAACTAGCCGACGTCTCCGGCCCCCTTAATATTGCCTTCAAGCCGGTGATTAATAACTTCAATGGCCGCCGCTCGGTAGAATTACACGTATGCGACTGGTGTTTGCCGGAATCCGCGGAGATCGCACACGTTGGCTGA
- the rpmG gene encoding 50S ribosomal protein L33, with translation MAKSKKKCETVFLVCEETGDYNYTLRRKPGGEKLKLKKYNPRLRKHTLHVEKKK, from the coding sequence ATGGCCAAGAGCAAGAAAAAGTGCGAAACCGTTTTTCTCGTCTGCGAAGAGACGGGAGATTACAACTACACTCTCCGCCGCAAGCCGGGAGGTGAGAAATTGAAGCTAAAGAAATACAATCCGCGGTTGCGAAAGCATACGCTGCACGTGGAAAAGAAGAAGTAG
- a CDS encoding 3-deoxy-7-phosphoheptulonate synthase, which produces MYQTENINVRGIEPIISPLDLKHELPASEAVAQTVVDAREVVKKILSGEDQRLMVVVGPCSIHDEKSGLEYAQRLRELAGRVSEKLFVLMRVYFEKPRTTVGWKGLINDPHLDDTFDVSTGLRTARRILLRVADMGLPAATEMLEPITPQYIADLLTLASIGARTTESPTHRQMASGLSMPVGYKNGTDGSLQVALDAMMAARTPHAFLGIDNEGRTCIIRSNGNPWGCLILRGGRSGPNYSPDSLRTAANELAKHKLPPRLIVDCSHSNSNKDFRRQCVVWNSVLDQRRDGNSSIAGLMLESNLVEGSQKPNGDRTKLQYGVSITDPCIGWEETESLILAAYEKLAEAPAVT; this is translated from the coding sequence ATGTACCAGACCGAAAATATCAATGTCCGCGGCATCGAGCCGATTATTTCGCCCCTCGATTTGAAGCACGAACTGCCCGCTTCCGAGGCGGTGGCTCAGACCGTCGTCGATGCACGCGAAGTCGTTAAAAAAATCCTTTCCGGCGAAGACCAGCGACTGATGGTCGTCGTCGGCCCCTGTTCGATTCACGACGAAAAATCGGGGCTGGAATATGCCCAGCGGCTCAGAGAACTCGCCGGTCGCGTGAGCGAGAAGCTGTTTGTCTTGATGCGGGTCTATTTCGAAAAGCCGCGGACGACGGTGGGCTGGAAGGGACTCATCAACGATCCTCATCTAGACGACACATTCGACGTAAGTACCGGCTTGCGAACCGCCCGGCGAATATTGCTGCGGGTCGCTGACATGGGTTTGCCGGCCGCCACCGAGATGCTTGAACCAATCACGCCACAGTACATCGCGGACTTGCTCACGCTCGCTTCAATCGGTGCTCGCACGACCGAGTCACCGACGCACCGTCAAATGGCCAGCGGCTTGTCGATGCCGGTCGGCTACAAAAACGGGACCGACGGCAGCTTGCAAGTGGCGCTCGACGCAATGATGGCTGCTCGCACACCGCATGCATTCTTGGGCATCGACAACGAAGGACGCACTTGTATCATTCGAAGCAACGGCAATCCGTGGGGCTGTCTCATCTTGCGCGGCGGCCGATCGGGACCAAATTATTCCCCGGATAGCCTGAGAACCGCCGCCAACGAACTGGCCAAGCATAAACTGCCGCCGCGGCTGATCGTCGATTGCAGCCACTCGAACTCGAATAAAGACTTCCGCCGCCAGTGCGTCGTGTGGAATAGCGTGCTGGATCAAAGGCGAGACGGCAATTCATCGATCGCCGGCTTGATGCTCGAAAGCAATCTTGTCGAAGGAAGCCAAAAACCCAACGGCGACCGGACGAAGCTCCAATACGGCGTTTCCATTACCGACCCGTGCATAGGTTGGGAAGAGACGGAGTCGTTAATATTGGCGGCGTACGAAAAGTTGGCTGAAGCGCCGGCGGTCACCTGA
- the ilvN gene encoding acetolactate synthase small subunit: MRHVISAVVQNVPGVLAHISGMLASRGYNIDSLAVGETEDAQLSRMTFVVVGDDRVLEQVRRQLEKIVTVVNVDDISSQDYVERDLMLIKVRASSGKRREIRELTDIFRGRIVDVAKDQVIVEISGQEKKIEAFIDMMRPYGIVELARTGRIAMVRGVCRPDPKAIAEANADGVDEETARSSLA, translated from the coding sequence ATGCGCCACGTCATTTCCGCCGTCGTCCAGAACGTGCCAGGGGTGCTCGCCCACATTTCGGGCATGCTCGCCTCGCGCGGCTACAACATCGACAGTCTCGCCGTCGGCGAAACCGAAGACGCCCAACTTTCTCGAATGACCTTTGTCGTCGTCGGCGATGACCGCGTGCTGGAACAGGTCCGTCGCCAGCTCGAAAAAATAGTCACGGTAGTAAACGTTGACGATATCAGTTCGCAGGATTACGTCGAACGCGATTTGATGCTCATCAAGGTACGGGCATCGAGCGGGAAACGTCGAGAAATCCGCGAGTTGACCGACATTTTCCGCGGCCGGATCGTGGATGTGGCCAAAGACCAGGTGATCGTTGAAATCTCCGGTCAGGAGAAGAAAATCGAAGCTTTCATCGACATGATGCGCCCTTACGGCATTGTCGAGTTGGCGCGCACAGGCCGAATTGCTATGGTCCGCGGCGTCTGCCGCCCCGACCCGAAAGCAATCGCTGAAGCGAACGCCGACGGTGTCGATGAAGAAACGGCACGAAGCTCATTGGCGTGA
- the ilvC gene encoding ketol-acid reductoisomerase, whose amino-acid sequence MAATIYYDKDCDLSVLKNKTIAILGYGSQGHAQAQNLRDSGCNVIIGQRPGSKNYELAVLHGFKPLAVEEATKQADIVNILLPDEVQGDIYRQHIKPNLKEGNVLMCSHGFNIHFGQVEPPSGVDALLVAPKGPGHLVRSEFEKGGGVPCLIALSQDASETTKKIGLAYAKGIGGSRAGVIETTFAEETETDLFGEQSVLCGGVSALVKAGFETLVEAGYQPEMAFFECMHELKLIVDLFYQGGLNYMRYSVSNTAEFGDYTRGPRIVNEQTKAEMKKILQEIRSGQFAREWILENKANAPAFKATRRAEREHPIEEVGRKLRRLMPWINAKEV is encoded by the coding sequence ATGGCTGCTACCATCTATTACGACAAAGACTGCGATCTTTCCGTTCTCAAGAACAAGACCATCGCCATTTTGGGCTACGGCTCGCAGGGGCATGCCCAGGCGCAAAACCTGCGAGACAGCGGCTGCAACGTGATCATCGGCCAGCGGCCGGGCAGCAAGAATTACGAACTGGCGGTTTTGCACGGGTTTAAACCGCTGGCGGTCGAAGAAGCCACAAAACAGGCCGACATTGTCAATATTTTGCTGCCGGACGAAGTGCAGGGAGACATCTACCGCCAGCACATCAAGCCGAACCTCAAGGAAGGCAACGTACTGATGTGCTCGCATGGATTCAACATTCACTTCGGTCAGGTCGAACCTCCGTCGGGAGTTGATGCACTGCTCGTCGCCCCCAAAGGCCCCGGACATTTGGTGCGCAGCGAATTTGAAAAAGGCGGAGGCGTGCCGTGCTTGATCGCGCTGAGCCAAGACGCCAGCGAAACGACGAAAAAGATCGGCTTGGCCTACGCGAAGGGCATCGGCGGCTCGCGAGCCGGCGTGATCGAGACGACCTTTGCCGAGGAAACTGAAACCGATCTATTCGGCGAACAATCGGTCCTCTGTGGCGGAGTCAGCGCGCTGGTGAAAGCCGGCTTTGAGACGCTGGTTGAAGCGGGCTATCAACCCGAGATGGCCTTTTTCGAGTGCATGCATGAACTGAAGCTGATCGTGGATTTATTCTACCAAGGCGGCCTCAATTACATGCGATACAGCGTGTCGAATACGGCTGAGTTTGGCGACTATACGCGCGGCCCGCGAATCGTCAATGAACAAACCAAGGCCGAGATGAAGAAGATACTTCAAGAGATTCGCTCCGGCCAATTCGCCAGAGAGTGGATCCTGGAGAACAAAGCTAATGCGCCGGCCTTCAAAGCGACACGCCGTGCCGAGCGCGAACACCCAATCGAAGAAGTCGGCCGCAAGCTGCGAAGACTGATGCCGTGGATTAACGCCAAGGAAGTGTAG
- a CDS encoding radical SAM protein: protein MPDDLQSSPLFTKHERTFENFRFVYPVLSRRSRGLSLGVNLNPDKVCNFDCIYCQVDRTTAAETTFVETEGLLAELDIGLRMILSDDIYHTEKFRHTPPELRHLNDIAFSGDGEPTTYRNFDELVSACAEVKRRHKLDDVKMVLITNASMFHREHVKRGLAILDQNNGEIWAKLEAGTEEYYQLVERTMIPFRQVLENIADAAKVRPLVIQSLFMRINGDPPAPAELDAFCDRLNEITAVGKIKSVQIYTIARRPAEAFVAPLTNTEIDAFVEQVRSRCGLNTLGYYGLSPETW, encoded by the coding sequence ATGCCTGACGATCTGCAATCGTCGCCGCTATTTACCAAGCACGAGCGGACGTTCGAGAACTTCCGCTTCGTGTATCCCGTTCTCAGTCGACGCTCGCGTGGACTTTCGCTCGGCGTGAACCTCAATCCCGACAAGGTGTGCAACTTCGATTGCATCTACTGCCAAGTCGATCGCACGACGGCGGCCGAAACCACGTTTGTCGAAACCGAGGGGCTGTTGGCCGAGCTCGACATTGGCCTGCGGATGATCTTGTCGGACGACATCTACCACACCGAGAAGTTCCGCCACACGCCACCTGAATTGCGACACCTCAACGACATCGCATTCTCCGGTGACGGCGAGCCGACGACCTATCGCAACTTCGATGAACTCGTCTCCGCCTGTGCGGAAGTCAAGCGGCGGCACAAGCTCGACGATGTAAAAATGGTGCTCATCACCAACGCTAGCATGTTTCACCGCGAACATGTGAAACGCGGGTTGGCGATTCTAGATCAGAACAACGGCGAAATCTGGGCCAAGCTTGAAGCCGGCACTGAGGAATATTATCAACTCGTCGAACGCACGATGATTCCATTCCGCCAGGTGCTTGAAAACATCGCCGACGCCGCCAAGGTGCGCCCGCTGGTGATTCAGTCGCTGTTTATGCGAATCAACGGCGATCCGCCAGCGCCCGCTGAACTCGACGCGTTCTGCGACCGGCTGAACGAAATCACCGCCGTCGGCAAAATCAAATCCGTGCAGATCTACACGATTGCCCGCCGGCCGGCCGAGGCCTTTGTTGCGCCGCTGACGAATACCGAAATCGATGCCTTCGTCGAGCAAGTGCGAAGTCGTTGTGGGCTGAACACTCTCGGCTATTACGGACTCTCGCCGGAGACGTGGTGA
- a CDS encoding polysaccharide deacetylase family protein, translated as MNRNIGKVGTIAAALGWLSLAVFATPSQAEQTWAERLGFPAGKKVLILYADQAGMTYETSAAAETALKQNQVQSVGNMMPAPWGLDFAQRADDLEKYDVGLSLTLTSEYENYRWKPVLPAGEVPSLVDSNSYLWRTLTQFTASATSDDTDREVQAQIQRARAAGFEPSHLTPHMGALVYRPDLMAVYLGVAHKHWIPAIVVELTPQRLAEFQQKGFPLTPSIVGMISKYPLPKLDDLKFSPTADNYEGKRNALMKLIQSLSPGLTQIVFRPAIEGGGLKRIDPHWQQRLWDNQLLSDSKLQEFYQSQSVIFTNWKEIMRRFEGAVQRPSEEP; from the coding sequence GTGAATCGCAATATCGGAAAAGTCGGCACAATCGCCGCGGCACTCGGATGGCTCTCGTTGGCTGTCTTCGCAACACCATCGCAGGCCGAGCAAACCTGGGCAGAACGCCTTGGTTTTCCGGCGGGCAAGAAAGTGCTGATTCTGTACGCCGACCAGGCCGGAATGACGTATGAAACGAGCGCGGCGGCCGAGACGGCGCTCAAACAGAATCAAGTGCAATCGGTCGGCAACATGATGCCTGCCCCATGGGGATTGGATTTTGCCCAGCGGGCTGACGACCTGGAAAAATACGATGTCGGTCTATCGCTGACGCTGACCAGCGAATATGAAAACTATCGATGGAAGCCGGTGTTGCCCGCCGGCGAAGTTCCGTCGCTGGTCGATTCGAATTCGTACTTGTGGCGCACGCTCACGCAATTCACCGCTAGCGCGACCAGCGACGACACCGACCGCGAAGTGCAGGCTCAAATTCAGCGCGCCCGTGCCGCCGGTTTCGAGCCTAGCCATTTGACGCCGCACATGGGCGCGCTCGTCTATCGCCCCGATTTGATGGCCGTTTACCTCGGTGTAGCTCATAAGCATTGGATCCCCGCGATCGTGGTAGAACTGACGCCACAGCGGCTGGCAGAGTTTCAGCAAAAGGGCTTTCCCTTGACACCAAGCATCGTCGGCATGATTTCCAAGTACCCGTTGCCGAAGCTCGACGATCTGAAGTTTTCCCCCACGGCCGACAACTACGAAGGTAAACGCAACGCCCTGATGAAGCTCATCCAGTCGCTTTCTCCGGGCCTGACGCAGATTGTTTTTCGCCCAGCCATCGAAGGAGGAGGGCTGAAGCGAATCGATCCCCATTGGCAACAGCGTCTGTGGGACAACCAATTGCTTTCCGATTCCAAATTGCAAGAATTCTATCAGAGCCAGAGCGTGATCTTCACAAATTGGAAAGAGATTATGCGACGGTTCGAAGGTGCGGTTCAACGACCAAGCGAAGAGCCCTGA
- a CDS encoding DUF1501 domain-containing protein, protein MSLFRTPAGMTRRHFMSHLAGAAAMAAPAISFTNSILASAVDMKKKQRSCILLWMGGGPSTIDLWDLKPGAPTGGQFKPISTSADGIQICEHMPLLAKQMHLLSIVRSMSTREADHNRGRYYMHTGYVPNPSIEHPGYGSVVAHELIDKVPELQIPPFVSVGGGSVGPGFLGMTWAPFVVNSNGDVRNLNFGDNPERMSERLNALDSLEKSFMKDYRGGSTDDHYKVLQKTVNLMVSKQMEAFKVNSEPKESREKYGTSGFARGCLMARRLVEIGVPFIEVDLGGWDNHQNVFTTLQNQKLPELDKAMAALISDLYDRGLLDTTSIVWMGEFGRTPRINGNAGRDHFARAWSVVVGGSGFKRGVVVGETNSDGTEVTSEPYTSQDLMASVLKSLGISLDTTFTSKSGRPMKIANSGKVIKELFV, encoded by the coding sequence ATGTCGCTCTTTCGAACTCCTGCGGGCATGACCCGTCGTCATTTTATGTCGCACTTGGCTGGCGCGGCGGCGATGGCGGCTCCGGCGATTAGCTTCACCAACAGCATCTTGGCCAGTGCGGTCGACATGAAGAAGAAGCAGCGATCGTGCATCCTGCTGTGGATGGGGGGCGGGCCTAGCACGATCGACCTGTGGGATTTGAAGCCAGGCGCGCCAACCGGCGGACAGTTCAAGCCGATCTCGACTAGCGCCGATGGCATCCAAATTTGCGAGCACATGCCGTTGCTCGCCAAACAGATGCATCTCTTGTCGATCGTGCGCTCGATGAGCACTCGCGAGGCCGATCACAATCGTGGCCGCTACTACATGCACACCGGCTACGTGCCCAATCCCAGTATCGAACATCCCGGCTACGGCTCAGTCGTCGCGCATGAGTTGATTGACAAGGTTCCTGAACTTCAAATCCCGCCGTTCGTCTCGGTGGGTGGCGGCAGCGTCGGCCCCGGCTTCCTCGGCATGACCTGGGCACCGTTCGTCGTCAACAGCAATGGAGACGTGCGAAACCTGAACTTCGGCGATAATCCCGAGCGAATGAGCGAACGACTCAACGCGCTGGATTCACTGGAAAAGAGCTTCATGAAGGATTATCGCGGCGGCAGCACCGACGATCATTACAAAGTGCTGCAAAAGACCGTGAACTTGATGGTCAGCAAGCAGATGGAAGCCTTCAAAGTGAACAGTGAGCCTAAGGAGTCACGCGAGAAATATGGCACTTCGGGCTTTGCCCGCGGTTGCTTAATGGCCCGCCGTTTGGTGGAAATCGGCGTGCCGTTCATCGAAGTCGATCTGGGAGGTTGGGACAATCACCAGAATGTTTTCACCACGCTGCAAAATCAAAAATTGCCTGAGCTTGACAAGGCGATGGCCGCGTTGATCAGCGATCTTTACGATCGCGGCTTGCTCGATACAACGTCGATCGTTTGGATGGGTGAATTCGGCCGTACGCCGCGGATCAACGGCAACGCCGGCCGCGACCACTTTGCCCGCGCCTGGAGTGTGGTGGTCGGAGGCAGCGGGTTCAAACGGGGCGTGGTCGTCGGCGAGACCAATTCCGACGGCACGGAAGTTACAAGCGAACCCTACACCTCGCAAGACTTAATGGCCAGTGTTCTCAAGTCACTCGGCATCTCGCTCGACACCACGTTCACCAGCAAGAGTGGACGGCCGATGAAGATCGCCAACAGCGGCAAAGTGATTAAGGAACTGTTTGTGTAG